Proteins from a single region of Hordeum vulgare subsp. vulgare chromosome 6H, MorexV3_pseudomolecules_assembly, whole genome shotgun sequence:
- the LOC123402614 gene encoding probable kinase CHARK produces the protein MPPPPAYHHLLLLLLLLLRLHGAIASATGFTCTKPSTCQSAVIGYVVPNTITYKELISQFSPTTLHDVVAANQLPFNTATKQVIPPKTTLTIPFRCRCTGNGIGQSGLYIAQNKLDDGLATYQPEIVSSKSIADNAANWKGWIPLPCSCDGADVTHFPYIVRSGDSALAIAAKYGVLLSVLLEINNITNHASLYQGQVLDIPLQGKVGEELSSMGRWSRVYYISGYRKRRLGWFNSAAAEQSAHAAAEAVAATKEAAENSHYSPEAADTVVKRVLVLLLIIIILSLLYFTFYYWKSACESLSSRTNGVIQFYYSDLARATHRFSKESKIGEGQYGTVYKATIKGHEMAVKKLKAEGETKELHRELQTISNTKHTNLVSLKGWCGRLRLIDGKSCWKRQIKVELLLVFEWIPNGNLADHLHNREQVLSWEKRYKIVKGIGSALRYLHHECKPSILHRDIKPDNILLDYHFNAKLADFGLSMITDQNGATVFTIAIGPRRYMDPQLMKEGEFRFNHKSDIYSFGIVLLEIACTGKSRENILHILGGGSGQHVQVDGLADHRLSIFDRTEMARVVVLGLQCSHPDERQRPSMYMAMRFLEEGIELPIASHNRRERL, from the exons atgccgccaccaccagcctaccaccacctcctcctcctcctcctccttctgcttcgccTCCATGGAGCCATTGCATCCGCCACCGGCTTCACCTGCACCAAGCCGAGCACATGCCAGTCCGCCGTGATTGGCTACGTTGTCCCCAACACCATCACCTACAAGGAACTCATTTCCCAATTCAGCCCCACAACCCTCCACGACGTCGTCGCCGCCAACCAACTTCCGTTCAACACCGCAACCAAGCAAGTCATTCCCCCCAAAACAACTTTAACCATCCCCTTTAGGTGCCGCTGCACAGGGAATGGCATCGGCCAATCTGGCCTCTACATCGCCCAAAACAAGTTGGACGACGGCTTGGCAACCTACCAGCCGGAGATCGTCTCTTCCAAGAGCATAGCAGATAATGCTGCCAACTGGAAGGGGTGGATTCCGCTGCCCTGCAGCTGCGACGGCGCTGACGTGACGCATTTTCCTTACATCGTCCGCAGCGGTGACAGCGCCTTGGCAATCGCGGCCAAGTACGGTGTGCTTCTGTCTGTGCTACTGGAGATCAATAATATCACAAACCACGCTAGCCTTTACCAAGGGCAGGTTCTTGATATCCCGCTCCAAG GAAAGGTCGGAGAAGAGCTATCCTCTATGGGCAGATGGTCAAGGGTATATTATATCTCAGGATATAGGAAAAGAAGATTGGGCTGGTTCAATTCCGCTGCTGCAG AACAATCGGCGCATGCGGCAGCAGAAGCGGTGGCTGCGACAAAAGAAGCAGCTGAGAATTCCCATTACTCACCTGAAGCTGCTGACACAGTTGTCAAAAGGGTCCTCGTTTTACTCCTCATCATAATCATCCTTTCGTTGTTGTATTTTACATTTTATTACTGGAAAAGTGCATGCGAGTCGCTCTCGTCGCGTACGAATGGCGTTATTCAGTTCTATTACAGCGATTTGGCTCGCGCAACACACAGATTCTCCAAGGAAAGCAAGATTGGAGAGGGTCAGTATGGCACAGTATATAAGGCGACCATAAAGGGCCATGAAATGGCTGTGAAGAAATTGAAGGCCGAGGGTGAGACCAAGGAGTTGCACCGTGAGCTCCAGACAATTAGTAATACGAAGCACACGAATCTAGTCAGTCTGAAAGGTTGGTGTGGCAGACTAAGATTGATTGATGGCAAGAGTTGTTGGAAAAGGCAGATAAAGGTTGAACTCTTGCTTGTATTTGAGTGGATACCTAATGGCAACCTGGCAGACCACCTACACAACAGGGAGCAAGTTCTATCATGGGAGAAAAG GTACAAAATAGTGAAAGGCATAGGGTCGGCACTTCGTTATCTTCATCACGAGTGCAAGCCATCCATCTTGCATAGAGATATCAAACCAGATAATATACTCCTAGATTATCATTTCAATGCCAAGCTTGCTGACTTCGGGCTATCGATGATCACCGACCAAAATGGAGCAACAGTGTTCACAATTGCTATTGGGCCGAGGAGATACATGGATCCACAGTTAATGAAGGAGGGCGAATTTCGTTTCAACCACAAATCGGATATTTACAGCTTCGGAATCGTGCTACTAGAGATTGCATGTACCGGAAAATCAAGGGAGAATATCTTGCACATACTTGGTGGTGGCAGTGGACAACACGTTCAGGTGGATGGTCTTGCTGATCACAGGTTAAGTATCTTCGACCGTACAGAGATGGCGCGCGTGGTTGTCCTTGGCCTCCAGTGTTCTCACCCAGATGAGAGACAGCGACCTTCCATGTATATGGCAATGAGATTCCTCGAGGAAGGCATAGAGTTGCCAATTGCCAGCCACAACAGGAGAGAGCGGCTATAA